The genomic segment TTGCACCGCTGGCGGCTGGTAATGGCGGCAACACGATTTATCCCAGCTATCCGGGCGCCACTGTCGCGCTGCCGCCGCTGCAACCGGCACTGCCGTCCAAAGGGGCAGCGCAATGAACACGCTGAACGTCAACCTGCCGGCGGTGCCTGGGCCCCGCGTGCGCGGCGCCCAGGTCTTGCTGCAAGCCGCCGGCCACGCGCCGGACCAGCCACAATCGGCGACGGACTACATCGACTTCTCAAGTATCAAGATACTGAGCAAAAGTGGTATCTATGCAGGCGGTGTGGAAGAACAGAAATTCCTGTGCCTGCTATCCGACAATCGCCTGCTGATCGCCGCCGAGCATGTCCTTAATTCACACGTGCTGTCGTATCGGGCCCGGCTGGAGCGCATGAAGCACCCGTTCCAGGTCGTATTGACTTCGCTGGAGACCGTCAACGAAGCCAATCAGGTCGATATGTCCGAGCGCAGAATCCGGCTCCAGGAACACACGATGATGCAGGTCACGGCCAAGGGCTTGCTGAGCAAGGCTTGCCAGGAGCGCGCCTCCGATATTCATATCCGGTTGCGTGAACAGAGCACCGAATTCTATTTCCGGATTCACAACGATCTGGTCAAAGTCGGCGGCCAGACCCGCGAATACGGCGAACGCCTGCTGGCGACGCTATACGGTGCCATGACCACCGTATCGGACAACGCTTACAAGCCGACCGAACGGCAGGACGCCAGCATCGGCGACCGCGACAAATTACCCAGCACCTTGTACGGCGTACGTATAGCCACCGCTCCGACCAGCGATGGCAGCGTCATGGTATTGCGCTTGTTATACAACGACGCCGGCGACAACAACGACGTCCAGCTGCTTGGCTACACTCCGGCGCATGCGGCGCAGATCCAGGTGCTAAAGGAGCAGCCAATCGGCATGAATATCATCAGCGGCCCCACCGGTTCTGGAAAATCAACCACGCTGCAGCACGTGCTAGCGGGCGAAATCCGCGAATCCGAAGGCAAGATCCACGTCCTGACGATCGAAGATCCAATCGAATATCCGATCGCCGGCGCGGTTCAGACCTCGGTCACCAACGCCAATACCGAGGAAGAGCGTTCGCGCCTGTTTTCCGCTGCCATCGCCAACGCCATGCGGCTTGACCCTGACACCATCATGATCGGTGAAGTGCGTGATAAAGCATCCGCACAAAACAGCCTGCGTGCGGCGATGACCGGCCATCAGGTCTGGACCACGGTGCATGCCAATAGCGCCATGGCGATCGTCGATCGCTTGCTGGACCTCGGGCTGCCGCTCAGCATGGTGGCCGATCACAGCCTGGTCACCGGACTGATTAGCCAGCGCTTGGTCAAAGTCCTGTGTCCGCATTGCAAAAGGAAACTGGCCGAACATCAGCATGAGGTCCCGGCCATCCTGCTGGAAAGAGTCAAGCGCACCGTCGGCGAGGCGTTCAACGAAGTCTGCCTGGCTGGGCCTGGCTGCGTGCATTGTAAAAAACACGGCACTATCGGCCGCACCGTGGTGGCCGAAGTGATCCTGCCAGATCCGCGTTTCTATGATTATGTGCGCGCTGGAGACAAGCTCAGAGCGCATGCATACTGGCTGCGCGAACTGGGCGGCAAGACCTTGCTGCAGCATGCGATCGAAAAAGTGGCGAGTGGTATGGTCGATCCGCGCATGGCCGAGAAAATAGTCGGTCATTTGACGCTCGAGCCTCAATTGGCCTTGGCCGGAGCGGAAGATGCAGCTTGAACTTAACCGCCGCTGGGCGAAATTACAGTTCGGTAGCACTGTACGGCTGCGTCTTTACCGCAAAATCGCAAAAATGCTGGCGAACGGCTTGCCGCTGCTGAAAATCCTGGAAGAGTTGCAGGACCGCGCTTCCAACAACGGCAAGAATCCGAACGAACCGCTCGCCATCGTGCTCGACGATTGTCGCCGCATGGTGCAAAACGGCCGCATGCTGGCCGAAGGATTGGGCCGTTGGGTTCCGTACACAGAACAAATGATTATCCTGGCCGGCGAGCAGGGCGGACGGCTGGAAGGGACGCTGGTGGCGCTGGTCGACGTGGTTCAATCCGGGAAAAAAATCAAGAGCGTCATCGTCGGCGGCGTCGCCTACCCGATAGCGATTTTCGTACTGATCATCGTCTACATCTATGTGTTTGGCACCCGTGTGATCCCACAGTTCGCGCGCATGGTCGATCCCGCCACCTGGCATGGCTCGGCCAGATCGTTGTATCTGATGTCGTTAGCAGTGCAATCCTGGATGCCCTACCTGGTACTGGTCCTGTTCGCAGCCGGGATCGGACTGGCGCTGTCGATGCCGCGCTGGCGCGGCGACGTGCGGGTATTCATGGATCGTTTTGCCCCCTATTCGATCTATCGGCTAATGGCAGGCAGCAGCTTCCTGATGGCGTTCTCGGCGCTGCAACTGGCCGGCATTACGGTTGAAAAATCACTGATCCGGCTGGCCGAGGCCGCACCGCCGTGGCTGCGCGAGCGCCTCAACGGCGCTCTGCTTGGCGTCAAGTCTGGCTTGAACTGCGGCGAAGCATTGAAGAACGCCGGCTATGGCTTTCCCTCGAAAGAAGTGATCGACGATCTGTGCGTCTACGCCGAATACAAAGGCTTCGGCGATGCGCTGAAGATCCTGGCCGATGAGTGGATGGCGGACGGCGTTGAAATCATCGAAAGCCAGATGAAAGTTCTCAACGGTATTGCCATCGTGTCGCTGGCGGTGGTGATCGGCTGGCTGGTCACCGGATTTTTCGGAATTCAGCAAGAAATCGCTGCGATGGCTAGAGCGGTGCATTAGGTATTAGGTATTGGGTATTAGATATTAGGTTTATCGGCTTCATTTTTTACCTGAAATTCATATTTTTACATCGGAGATCGTTATGAAAAATTCACGCTTTATGCAATCAGGCAAATCTAGCATCATCAATCGCCAGCGCGGCGCTTCGCTACTGGAAGGGATTGCTTACCTGGGTATTGCCGCGATTGTGATTCTGGGCGCGGTATCGCTGTTGATGGGTGCATTCAGCAGCGCGCAAACCAATCGGGCATCGGAAGAGGTGGTGTCGATACGTACCGGTGTCAAGAAGCTGTATATGGGACAGTCGGCAGCCTATTCGACAGGATCGTTGAATCCGCAATTGATTACGGCTAAGGTATTTCCCACTACGCTGGCAGTTACCGAGGCGGGAGGGGTCACCAATACCTGGAACGGTGCGGTAACCGTGACCGGCGTTAACGCCAATTTCACGATCTCTTACACTGCTGTACCGCAGGATGTCTGCATCAACATGATAAGCGGAAGCAATGGCTGGGTCAGTGTTGCCGTCAACGATGGCGCGGAAAACACGGCATTCCCGATAACGCCGAAAGCTGCGACTGACGCTTGCACATCAACTGCCGGCAATAAAATCGTCTGGACTGCGTTGTAAAGCGATGGCACGGCATGCAGCAGCCAGCGATCTGCCGGCGATTCGGAGAGTGCGATGTGGATGACATGGATCATGGCGGCGCTGATCGCTATTGCAGGCTGTCTGGCGCTAAGCGACGAAGTGCGCGGCCCTCCGGTATTGGCTGCACATAAAAGTGCGGACCTGGCAGACAACATGGGCCTCTACCGGGGCGCCGTGATCGCCTTCCTGCAGAAGACGCCTTCATTTACCGCAGGTCCGGTGCCGAACGAGATGTTGAGCCTGCCATCGTGGTACAGGCCGTATCCGTTGTGGCGCAACCAAGTCGAGGTCGACGGCGGCATCACGATTTATACGGCGCAACTGCCGCCGGTCAGCATCACGGCAGATCTGATGCGATTGTCGCATAACTCGATATTGGTCGGCGAGGCGGATGCGTCGACAAATACGCTCCGCTCGCCGTTGTTCGGCGACACCAACATCAAGTTGCCGGTCAGGATTCCGAACGGCAGTCCGGTCTGGCTCGCCAGACGTCATTGACCATCACTGAGCATGACAAGCATGAACCGACTACAGCATGGCTTTACCTTATTGGAATTGATGGCGGCACTGGCCATCGGGGCGATGATGATACTTGGCCTGAGCGTCATGATCGACCGCTCGCTGGACGACACCAAGGCACAGCAGACCGCGCTATACCAAGCCCAGGTTGCAGCGGCTACCGGCAAATATATCGTCGAGAATTATGCCGATCTGGTCAGCCGCGCCAGCGAGACGTCAGCTGTGGCGGTCAACGTCGAGGCGTTGAAAAACACCGGTCATTTGTCAAGAAATTTCAATCTGACCAACGCTTATGGCCAGACTCCTTGCGTGCTGGTGCTGAAAACGCCGGAAGGTCATCTGGACGCGTTGGTGGTCACTGAAGGCGGCGATTCCATCCTCGCCAAAGATATCGCTTACATCGCCGGCAATGCGGGGCAGGGCGGGGGCTATTTCGACAGTGGCGCGCCACTGCAGGCAAAAGGCGCCTTTGGATCATGGGCATTGCAGGAAACAGGCACGCCTGCGCTGAATAATTTTATGAGCGCCAAATGCGATAAAAACGCCACGACCGGTGCCGGCCATTTGGCAACGGCATTGTTCTACGACGGTCTCGGACAGCCAACGACCGATTTTGTCTATCGCGGCGCGGTGCCCGGGCATCCGGAACTGAATGCAATGACAACGCCGTTGCAATTGCCCAAGGTTGCCCGGGAAAATACATCGGACCGCTTGTGCACGGCCGCCGATGCCACTACCTATGGCCGGATTGCGGTCAACAACATCGGAGCGGTGCTGAGTTGTCAGGCCGGGGTTTGGCGTTACGGCGGCGGCTCCTGGAAAGAACCTGTATCCGATTACGAGTCGCTGCCGCCTGGCGGCCCGGGCAGCGCCAACGTGACAGGAGACGTGCGTATGGTCACGGGGAAAAATGTCGCCTTTACCTGGACTGCTGACAATGCCTGGTCCCCACTGGCCGTTGACCAGAACGGCAACCTGAATGTTCCGCAGCGATTGACGGTCAACGATGTGTTGATTCAAGCGCAAATCACTGCGGGCACGCGTTGTGATAAAAACGGTTTGATCGCGGCTGATTCCACCGGCATGGCGATCTCGTGCCAGTCGGGCATCTGGCGCAAATTTGCCGAGAGCGAGATTATTCCAACCGGCCAAGGCGATCCTGTGCGGACCTGGAGTTACAAGCAACAGGCGCCCGACGGCGACTACGAGTACTGGCTGGATCTGTCCACGGTTAGCGGAAGCCGTCCATTGTTTGTCAGCGGCTTAAATAGATGCAAGTCGTATGACAACAATGAATCCTCCGCCTATGCCGAATATATCGATGCATCGAGAATCGCCTCGCTAGGCTATGTCGGGGGATGCGCCAGTTTGAGCAACGTATATAGCAATACAAAAAGCAATGGCGTAGTGGCCCAGCCCGATGGCACTTATCCGACCTCAGGCGGCGACTTGCAAATTCGGGTCATGGCTGGAAATTACATGGCTTTGCAAAAAATTCCGGAAAACGCAGGATGGTTGCATGTCGTGATGAGATCAAAAGGAAGTCCCGAGAACTACACCAGAATGTGGCTCACAATTTTCAACAGCCGTTGAAGCCAATGGCAATACTGACTATGCCGATAAAGATGCGTAATAGCAGAGGGAGAACTGGTTGATGAGTATAAACGTAGGCATGCAGGC from the Collimonas arenae genome contains:
- a CDS encoding GspE/PulE family protein, which gives rise to MNTLNVNLPAVPGPRVRGAQVLLQAAGHAPDQPQSATDYIDFSSIKILSKSGIYAGGVEEQKFLCLLSDNRLLIAAEHVLNSHVLSYRARLERMKHPFQVVLTSLETVNEANQVDMSERRIRLQEHTMMQVTAKGLLSKACQERASDIHIRLREQSTEFYFRIHNDLVKVGGQTREYGERLLATLYGAMTTVSDNAYKPTERQDASIGDRDKLPSTLYGVRIATAPTSDGSVMVLRLLYNDAGDNNDVQLLGYTPAHAAQIQVLKEQPIGMNIISGPTGSGKSTTLQHVLAGEIRESEGKIHVLTIEDPIEYPIAGAVQTSVTNANTEEERSRLFSAAIANAMRLDPDTIMIGEVRDKASAQNSLRAAMTGHQVWTTVHANSAMAIVDRLLDLGLPLSMVADHSLVTGLISQRLVKVLCPHCKRKLAEHQHEVPAILLERVKRTVGEAFNEVCLAGPGCVHCKKHGTIGRTVVAEVILPDPRFYDYVRAGDKLRAHAYWLRELGGKTLLQHAIEKVASGMVDPRMAEKIVGHLTLEPQLALAGAEDAA
- a CDS encoding type 4 pilus major pilin, with the translated sequence MKNSRFMQSGKSSIINRQRGASLLEGIAYLGIAAIVILGAVSLLMGAFSSAQTNRASEEVVSIRTGVKKLYMGQSAAYSTGSLNPQLITAKVFPTTLAVTEAGGVTNTWNGAVTVTGVNANFTISYTAVPQDVCINMISGSNGWVSVAVNDGAENTAFPITPKAATDACTSTAGNKIVWTAL
- a CDS encoding type II secretion system F family protein, whose amino-acid sequence is MQLELNRRWAKLQFGSTVRLRLYRKIAKMLANGLPLLKILEELQDRASNNGKNPNEPLAIVLDDCRRMVQNGRMLAEGLGRWVPYTEQMIILAGEQGGRLEGTLVALVDVVQSGKKIKSVIVGGVAYPIAIFVLIIVYIYVFGTRVIPQFARMVDPATWHGSARSLYLMSLAVQSWMPYLVLVLFAAGIGLALSMPRWRGDVRVFMDRFAPYSIYRLMAGSSFLMAFSALQLAGITVEKSLIRLAEAAPPWLRERLNGALLGVKSGLNCGEALKNAGYGFPSKEVIDDLCVYAEYKGFGDALKILADEWMADGVEIIESQMKVLNGIAIVSLAVVIGWLVTGFFGIQQEIAAMARAVH
- the pilM gene encoding type IV pilus biogenesis protein PilM codes for the protein MWMTWIMAALIAIAGCLALSDEVRGPPVLAAHKSADLADNMGLYRGAVIAFLQKTPSFTAGPVPNEMLSLPSWYRPYPLWRNQVEVDGGITIYTAQLPPVSITADLMRLSHNSILVGEADASTNTLRSPLFGDTNIKLPVRIPNGSPVWLARRH
- the pilV gene encoding shufflon system plasmid conjugative transfer pilus tip adhesin PilV, translating into MNRLQHGFTLLELMAALAIGAMMILGLSVMIDRSLDDTKAQQTALYQAQVAAATGKYIVENYADLVSRASETSAVAVNVEALKNTGHLSRNFNLTNAYGQTPCVLVLKTPEGHLDALVVTEGGDSILAKDIAYIAGNAGQGGGYFDSGAPLQAKGAFGSWALQETGTPALNNFMSAKCDKNATTGAGHLATALFYDGLGQPTTDFVYRGAVPGHPELNAMTTPLQLPKVARENTSDRLCTAADATTYGRIAVNNIGAVLSCQAGVWRYGGGSWKEPVSDYESLPPGGPGSANVTGDVRMVTGKNVAFTWTADNAWSPLAVDQNGNLNVPQRLTVNDVLIQAQITAGTRCDKNGLIAADSTGMAISCQSGIWRKFAESEIIPTGQGDPVRTWSYKQQAPDGDYEYWLDLSTVSGSRPLFVSGLNRCKSYDNNESSAYAEYIDASRIASLGYVGGCASLSNVYSNTKSNGVVAQPDGTYPTSGGDLQIRVMAGNYMALQKIPENAGWLHVVMRSKGSPENYTRMWLTIFNSR